In Vibrio lentus, a single genomic region encodes these proteins:
- a CDS encoding Hpt domain-containing protein has product MEQSVATPHRFKKPATFLVVLLALWLLPSLAILQLSRSYNNSLAQIEELGIRVNELRQSLYFSEPLRVSRINDLALDAQLVYSIRLQIESDFEHAFFRPDVNQLLYVADQFLEKFDEFIPIESQVQAIVDNIKALRADKKTSSKLKPLLNEFGVVVFEAMYSDNQSSSATYRSFDSILKRSYSLKTKEQEAIQQLLADASTLLGDYAQLNYLVDKIKKNSVNEQIIKLEAQFHKSQFNLLLAALGLSLVAMIALILWGVSFRKNASQAEGDPDHELESNLGKRANGSNATANQVETTDSKDTLADVKQANHDVAAVPERAPSIQHPVMNEPQAISTNHQETEAHLAEKHIASVTDSKPAIDIEEMLETLDGDAESVGLLLGVFVQDHADDYAKFKSLLTKDETSAARIVHSLKGVAGSIKASRLAIIAASIEMTMKQSRAISEYDLEELEQAIQASVESAMAYLDLSH; this is encoded by the coding sequence ATGGAACAATCAGTGGCAACGCCCCATCGCTTTAAAAAGCCTGCAACTTTCTTGGTTGTACTTCTGGCTCTATGGTTACTTCCTTCGTTGGCCATCCTTCAGCTCAGCCGTTCTTACAATAATTCCCTAGCTCAAATTGAAGAGCTTGGTATTCGTGTTAACGAGTTAAGGCAGTCGCTTTACTTCTCTGAACCGCTCCGAGTCTCTCGTATTAATGACCTAGCCCTTGATGCGCAGTTGGTGTATTCGATTCGATTGCAGATTGAATCGGACTTTGAGCATGCGTTTTTCCGCCCTGACGTCAACCAACTGCTGTATGTCGCAGACCAATTCTTAGAAAAGTTCGATGAATTTATCCCGATAGAAAGCCAAGTGCAGGCGATAGTCGATAACATCAAGGCATTGCGCGCTGACAAGAAGACCTCTTCTAAGTTAAAGCCTCTGTTAAACGAATTTGGCGTCGTGGTGTTTGAAGCCATGTATTCTGACAATCAAAGTTCCTCGGCGACGTATCGTTCTTTTGACTCTATTCTCAAACGATCTTATTCGTTAAAAACCAAAGAGCAGGAAGCCATTCAACAGTTACTTGCTGATGCTTCTACGCTGTTAGGTGATTATGCCCAGCTTAATTATTTAGTTGATAAGATTAAGAAAAATTCAGTCAATGAGCAGATCATCAAGCTTGAAGCTCAATTCCATAAGAGTCAGTTCAATTTACTACTCGCAGCTTTAGGTTTGAGTTTGGTTGCTATGATCGCGCTGATTTTATGGGGAGTGAGTTTTAGAAAGAATGCATCACAAGCTGAAGGTGATCCGGACCATGAACTAGAGAGCAACTTAGGAAAACGAGCAAACGGTTCGAACGCCACGGCGAACCAAGTAGAAACGACAGATTCAAAGGACACGCTCGCTGATGTAAAACAGGCTAACCATGATGTTGCCGCAGTTCCAGAAAGAGCGCCATCGATCCAGCATCCAGTAATGAATGAACCTCAAGCGATATCAACAAATCATCAAGAGACAGAGGCTCATTTAGCTGAGAAACACATCGCAAGTGTGACGGATTCAAAGCCTGCTATTGATATCGAAGAGATGCTAGAGACTCTTGATGGTGATGCTGAATCTGTAGGATTGCTATTAGGCGTGTTTGTGCAAGACCATGCTGATGACTATGCAAAATTCAAATCCTTGCTGACAAAAGACGAGACGTCTGCTGCTCGAATCGTACATAGCTTAAAAGGCGTTGCCGGAAGCATTAAAGCATCGAGATTGGCGATTATTGCCGCCAGTATTGAGATGACAATGAAGCAATCACGAGCGATCAGTGAATACGATCTTGAAGAGTTAGAACAGGCAATCCAGGCTTCGGTCGAATCTGCCATGGCGTATTTAGATCTATCGCACTAA
- the yejK gene encoding nucleoid-associated protein YejK, protein MSLHLSNVILHQLSKNDQEELIVNYRAESLENDASSESLVAELHRVFNSKAGKGFGSFKSDSEFQQSLHEFRAGEQSFYDFSQKSALRLKDELSKYPFADEGTLVLAEYQSLATDYLFIGLLPSNQSLKVTEGLDISATDYLDISKMDIVARLDLSTYDTDKESNRYLTYIKGRVGRKVADFFLDFLQAEVGLDAKQQNQVLMQAVEDFVSDSKLEKEEAISYKKQVADYCNEQLKAGDEVQVRELSGELPASTDGTSFFDYTSEQGYELEDSFPADRATMRKLTKFVGAGGGLNVSFDSLLLGERIFYDPETDTLTIKGTPPNLRDQLTRNKS, encoded by the coding sequence ATGAGCCTTCACCTTTCCAACGTAATTTTACACCAGTTAAGCAAGAACGATCAGGAAGAACTGATTGTTAACTACCGTGCTGAATCTCTAGAAAACGATGCTTCGTCTGAAAGCCTCGTGGCTGAGCTTCACCGAGTGTTCAACTCAAAAGCAGGTAAAGGGTTTGGTTCTTTCAAATCCGACAGCGAATTCCAGCAGTCGTTGCATGAATTTCGAGCGGGAGAGCAAAGTTTTTATGATTTCTCTCAAAAAAGTGCGCTACGTCTAAAAGATGAGCTTTCAAAGTATCCTTTTGCTGATGAAGGCACTTTGGTACTTGCTGAATATCAATCATTGGCGACAGATTACCTTTTCATCGGTTTACTGCCTTCGAACCAAAGTTTGAAAGTGACAGAAGGGCTAGACATCAGTGCGACTGATTACCTTGATATCTCTAAGATGGATATTGTGGCGCGCCTTGATCTTTCAACATACGACACAGACAAAGAGTCAAACCGTTACCTTACATATATTAAGGGACGTGTTGGCCGTAAAGTTGCTGATTTCTTCTTAGACTTCCTTCAAGCAGAAGTTGGCTTGGATGCTAAGCAACAAAACCAAGTGCTGATGCAAGCGGTTGAAGATTTCGTTTCTGATTCTAAGTTAGAGAAAGAAGAAGCGATCAGCTATAAAAAGCAGGTTGCAGATTACTGTAACGAACAGCTAAAAGCGGGCGATGAAGTTCAAGTTCGTGAACTTTCTGGTGAATTACCAGCAAGCACTGATGGCACTAGCTTCTTTGACTATACTAGTGAGCAGGGCTATGAGTTAGAAGATAGCTTCCCAGCCGATCGCGCAACTATGCGTAAACTAACAAAATTTGTTGGTGCGGGTGGTGGTTTGAATGTTAGTTTTGATAGTCTGCTTCTTGGTGAGCGTATTTTTTACGATCCGGAGACAGATACACTAACGATTAAAGGAACGCCGCCGAACTTGCGTGACCAATTGACTCGCAATAAGTCATAG
- a CDS encoding YejL family protein, with protein sequence MPIISKYTDEQVEKILAEVGAVLTKHKASPELSLMIAGNIATNVLNQNVAASQRKGIAEKFAEALVSSLEDKQSH encoded by the coding sequence ATGCCGATTATATCTAAATACACAGATGAACAAGTTGAAAAAATCCTAGCTGAAGTAGGTGCTGTATTAACAAAGCACAAAGCTTCACCAGAACTTTCACTGATGATCGCTGGAAATATCGCAACCAATGTCTTAAATCAGAACGTTGCTGCTTCACAACGCAAAGGAATTGCTGAAAAATTTGCCGAGGCGTTGGTTTCTTCTCTTGAAGACAAACAGTCTCACTAA
- a CDS encoding DUF3413 domain-containing protein → MVDSANSYSDRVSRLVGWGHWFAFFNIIAAMLIGTRYITQSAWPETLLGQFYLAASWVGHFGFLVFALYLLVLFPLTFILPSRKLLRLVAVIFATIGLTVLLIDTQTYQNINLHLTPVVWEVLFSGEESAFTSDLQHLFIVMPFIFLLQLGLSEWVWRKQRKLSHKHIGRPITAVFFLCFISSHLTYMWADAYFYNPITSQKANFPLSYPMTAKSFMEKHGLLDREEYLERLEANKENANLVSYPLEKIQYNRRSDDLNILMVSVNNLRSDALNATAMPNSYAYAQQSINFTNHYSSSNDMFGIFGLFYGLPSSYASSIEAQGSSAVLLDVLDNHNYKFAAFSGDNFDDALYSEIIFRGRDVMPEQATYDDKSAIQAWSNWIQSPQAKRPWFNFIELTTLDNFAGYDSSSESDSTLSTAERFAADYQKSAQAADAQLATIYAELERLDLKDNTVVIITSNHGTEFNETKTNSWGANSNYSRYQLQVPLFISWPGKSASEYTHRSSHLDVSVTLMQELLGVSSNPTDFSSGRSLFNERKRKWILAGDSRELALVTDQQTTVLDKFGNYKLYDQNYQRLKNVSPRLPVLMQGLTELQRFYTKND, encoded by the coding sequence ATGGTAGACAGCGCAAACTCTTATAGCGATCGTGTATCTCGACTGGTTGGTTGGGGTCACTGGTTTGCATTTTTCAACATCATTGCTGCGATGTTGATAGGTACTCGTTATATTACTCAATCTGCTTGGCCAGAAACCTTGCTGGGTCAATTCTATTTGGCTGCATCTTGGGTTGGTCATTTTGGCTTTTTAGTGTTCGCGCTCTATCTATTAGTGCTGTTCCCGCTCACTTTTATTCTTCCGTCGAGGAAGTTATTACGTTTGGTTGCCGTTATCTTCGCGACCATAGGTTTAACTGTCCTACTGATTGATACCCAAACGTATCAAAATATAAACCTCCACCTGACACCTGTCGTGTGGGAGGTTTTATTCAGTGGAGAGGAATCTGCATTTACTTCTGATTTGCAGCACCTCTTCATTGTTATGCCGTTTATCTTCTTATTACAGCTCGGCCTATCTGAATGGGTTTGGCGTAAACAGCGTAAACTGTCTCATAAACACATTGGCCGTCCGATTACTGCCGTCTTCTTCTTGTGTTTCATCAGCAGCCACTTGACCTACATGTGGGCTGATGCGTATTTCTATAACCCAATTACTAGCCAGAAAGCGAACTTCCCACTGTCTTACCCAATGACAGCGAAAAGCTTTATGGAAAAACACGGCCTATTAGACCGTGAAGAGTACCTTGAGCGTTTAGAAGCGAATAAAGAGAACGCAAACCTAGTTAGCTACCCGCTAGAAAAAATTCAATACAACCGCCGCAGTGATGATCTTAATATCCTGATGGTGAGTGTGAACAATCTTCGCTCTGATGCGCTTAATGCCACAGCGATGCCAAACAGCTATGCCTACGCACAGCAATCGATCAACTTTACCAACCACTACAGTTCAAGTAACGATATGTTTGGTATCTTCGGTTTGTTCTACGGCCTTCCGAGCAGCTACGCAAGCAGCATCGAAGCTCAAGGTTCAAGTGCAGTACTGTTGGATGTTTTAGATAATCACAATTATAAGTTTGCGGCTTTCAGTGGCGATAACTTTGACGATGCTCTTTACTCGGAAATCATCTTCCGAGGCCGTGATGTTATGCCAGAGCAAGCAACTTATGATGACAAAAGCGCGATACAAGCTTGGTCTAACTGGATTCAATCACCGCAAGCTAAACGCCCTTGGTTTAACTTCATAGAACTGACCACGCTGGATAACTTCGCTGGCTACGATTCTAGTTCAGAGTCTGACTCTACATTAAGCACAGCAGAACGCTTTGCTGCAGACTATCAAAAGTCAGCTCAAGCGGCTGATGCTCAGCTTGCGACAATTTATGCAGAATTAGAACGTCTCGATCTAAAAGACAATACTGTGGTTATCATCACGTCGAACCACGGTACTGAATTTAATGAAACCAAGACCAATAGCTGGGGTGCAAACTCCAACTACAGTCGCTACCAGTTGCAGGTTCCGCTGTTTATCAGCTGGCCTGGTAAGTCTGCTTCTGAATATACGCATCGTTCGAGTCATTTAGATGTATCCGTAACACTGATGCAAGAGTTATTAGGTGTATCTTCGAACCCGACTGATTTCAGTAGCGGTCGTAGTCTGTTTAACGAGCGTAAGAGAAAATGGATCCTAGCGGGCGACTCTCGCGAATTGGCTCTTGTTACTGATCAACAAACAACGGTGCTAGATAAATTTGGTAACTACAAATTGTACGACCAGAATTATCAACGCCTGAAAAATGTAAGTCCTCGCTTACCTGTGTTGATGCAAGGTCTAACTGAACTACAGCGTTTCTACACAAAAAATGACTAA
- a CDS encoding histone deacetylase family protein has translation MTPLIYHPIYSQLPLPEGHRYPIHKYQLLHSAVKHHMDSDPKWGNAFEMFQPMPVSVEQVKQVHDGEYVDLLVSGNLPAAKMRRIGFPWSEQLIERTLYSSGGTCLAAEMAIESGLAIHLSGGYHHAHRDFGSGFCLLNDLVLAAKHALTFEHIDKVLIVDSDVHHGDGTATLCQNNDDIITLSFHCDKNFPARKPLSDLDVPLSRETEDEEFLRCFEQVTKLAIAHHQPDLIIYDAGVDIHQDDELGYLNISTQGIFERDCLMLNLAKSKAIPMACVVGGGYRSEHKDLVPIHMQLLNAALALNS, from the coding sequence ATGACTCCTTTAATTTACCATCCAATTTATTCTCAGTTGCCTTTACCAGAAGGGCATCGTTATCCAATCCATAAATACCAACTGTTGCACAGTGCGGTGAAGCACCACATGGACAGCGATCCAAAATGGGGTAATGCATTCGAAATGTTCCAGCCAATGCCCGTTTCGGTAGAACAAGTAAAGCAGGTACACGATGGTGAATATGTCGATTTGCTGGTTTCTGGAAATTTGCCTGCAGCAAAAATGAGACGTATCGGCTTTCCGTGGAGTGAACAACTTATAGAAAGAACACTCTATTCAAGTGGTGGAACCTGCTTGGCTGCAGAAATGGCCATCGAAAGTGGTTTAGCGATTCATCTCAGCGGTGGTTATCATCATGCGCACCGAGATTTTGGCAGTGGCTTCTGTTTGTTGAATGATCTGGTCTTGGCGGCCAAGCACGCATTAACCTTTGAGCATATAGATAAAGTGCTGATCGTCGACAGTGATGTTCACCATGGCGATGGTACAGCAACTCTTTGCCAAAATAATGACGACATTATTACTCTGTCGTTTCATTGCGATAAAAACTTCCCCGCACGAAAACCTCTATCTGATTTAGATGTGCCACTAAGCCGTGAAACAGAAGATGAAGAGTTTCTGCGTTGCTTTGAACAAGTCACCAAGCTGGCGATTGCGCATCATCAACCGGATTTGATTATCTATGATGCGGGTGTCGATATTCATCAAGATGACGAATTGGGGTATTTGAATATTTCTACACAAGGGATATTTGAACGCGATTGCTTGATGCTCAATTTAGCAAAGAGTAAAGCGATTCCAATGGCGTGTGTTGTGGGCGGTGGTTATCGGTCGGAACATAAAGACCTGGTGCCGATCCACATGCAGTTACTAAACGCTGCATTGGCTTTGAATAGCTGA
- a CDS encoding SDR family oxidoreductase, whose amino-acid sequence MSVIFITGANRGIGLSLARHYVNDRHTVYATYRNASTAQELLALANENNNLSCIHLDITDYQSVNELPSKLESIDILINNAGYYGPKGYGLGNTDVEEWRRVFETNTIAPLKLVESLLPLLAKSPIKKIACLSSRVGSMSENTSGGGYIYRSSKAALNSVVKSLSNDLTDNGFTVLALHPGWVQTEMGGPNALIDTETSAKGLVTVIESSNTEVSGHFFNFDGSEIDW is encoded by the coding sequence ATGAGCGTTATTTTTATCACTGGTGCGAACCGAGGTATTGGCTTAAGCCTAGCACGGCACTACGTCAATGATCGCCACACCGTGTATGCCACCTATCGCAATGCTTCCACAGCACAAGAGTTACTTGCTCTCGCAAACGAAAACAACAATCTTTCGTGCATACATCTCGACATCACGGACTATCAATCGGTCAATGAACTTCCTTCAAAGCTTGAATCCATCGATATTCTCATCAACAACGCAGGCTACTATGGCCCTAAAGGTTACGGATTAGGTAATACCGATGTAGAAGAATGGCGTCGTGTTTTCGAAACCAATACCATCGCTCCTCTCAAGCTCGTTGAATCCTTACTGCCTCTGCTAGCAAAGAGTCCAATAAAAAAGATCGCCTGTCTTTCATCAAGAGTGGGCAGCATGTCTGAAAACACATCAGGCGGAGGCTACATCTATCGTTCCTCTAAAGCGGCTCTAAACTCGGTTGTGAAGAGTTTAAGCAACGACTTGACCGATAATGGCTTTACAGTGTTAGCGTTACATCCTGGTTGGGTACAGACGGAAATGGGCGGCCCTAATGCTCTTATTGATACAGAGACTTCAGCTAAAGGCCTTGTGACTGTAATAGAGTCATCGAATACTGAAGTGAGTGGTCACTTCTTTAATTTCGATGGTAGCGAAATAGATTGGTAG
- a CDS encoding DUF3080 domain-containing protein, translated as MGRRVISSLLVRSTLLCLTMVLTGCFDDSPQNYFDDYQTKIANVQDADEIQEDWELESLPRKRELFIEVPSLSIGLIDSYQLRQCGLFNLIAERNSVLGKVADEFRNYDYQVALLEGVGQCLSNNELDPEIVELLREIEQQKLAQFPLHQWNLIYASEAMQSQMRGSQWLRADIGDQVRQTSDALEHINQALNTPLVSGKATEVQEGLEKSSTLGDLYYSLSRASAELDTITQQLTTFDANIICGKQRDTTKFRYLNNVFEQQYIDRVQPYMAQLDGYYQQLAPQLAMFDAQPELHSYYFPIKDAHQAFRSSTRRHVDYWQQLFKRCGRKVGR; from the coding sequence ATGGGTCGTCGCGTTATCTCAAGCTTACTCGTACGTTCAACACTGTTGTGTCTAACAATGGTGCTCACTGGATGTTTCGATGACAGCCCACAGAACTATTTCGACGACTATCAGACCAAAATCGCCAACGTGCAAGATGCTGACGAGATACAGGAAGACTGGGAGCTCGAAAGCTTACCGAGAAAGCGAGAGCTGTTTATTGAAGTTCCTTCACTCTCTATCGGGCTTATCGACAGTTATCAACTTCGACAATGTGGATTATTCAACCTGATTGCAGAAAGAAACTCTGTACTTGGGAAAGTCGCCGACGAGTTTAGAAATTACGATTATCAAGTCGCTCTACTGGAAGGTGTTGGTCAATGTTTATCTAATAACGAATTAGATCCAGAGATCGTAGAATTACTTAGAGAAATCGAGCAACAGAAACTCGCACAATTTCCACTGCACCAATGGAATCTCATCTATGCCAGTGAAGCTATGCAGTCGCAAATGCGTGGTAGCCAGTGGTTACGTGCTGATATTGGCGATCAAGTTCGACAGACAAGTGACGCGCTAGAGCACATAAATCAAGCGTTAAACACACCGCTCGTTTCCGGCAAGGCTACTGAGGTTCAAGAAGGATTAGAGAAGAGTTCGACGCTTGGGGATTTGTACTACTCACTATCTCGTGCTTCGGCAGAGCTTGATACCATCACCCAGCAGCTGACTACTTTTGACGCCAACATCATCTGTGGGAAGCAACGAGACACGACTAAGTTTCGCTATCTCAACAATGTGTTCGAACAACAGTATATTGACAGGGTTCAGCCTTACATGGCGCAATTGGATGGCTACTATCAGCAGCTAGCCCCGCAACTTGCTATGTTTGACGCACAGCCTGAACTACACAGTTATTACTTTCCCATCAAAGATGCGCATCAAGCCTTTCGATCATCCACTCGTCGCCATGTCGACTATTGGCAACAGCTGTTTAAGCGCTGCGGACGCAAGGTTGGGCGTTAA
- a CDS encoding DNA topoisomerase III, with protein sequence MSRLIIAEKPSLGRAIAAALPNPQKKDQGFIKCGNGDVVTWCIGHLLEQVEPDAYDDRYKKWNLADLPIVPEQWQLRPRKTSSKQLTVIRKLLKDATQIVHAGDPDREGQLLVDEVIDYCKVSKAKKESMDRLLISDLNLPAVKRALSQMRSNRDFIPLSISALARSRADWLYGMNMTRAYTLLGQKAGYQGVLSVGRVQTPVLGLVVRRDEEIENFIPKDYFTLHALIPYQNNGQSFDIRARWKPSEACKPWQDEEGRVLNRKLVENVAQRITNQPATVTESEQKQSKQAAPLPYSLSALQIDASKRFGMSAQQVLDTCQSLYEKHKLITYPRSDSRYLPKDHYSQRESVVDAIANNAKELQSGAQGADLSLKSKAWNDSKVDAHHAIIPTPKKSSVNGLSANEMKIYQQIARQYLMQFYPPAIFADAKLVFDIAGGVFIAKGRQLINPGWKVLMGKTDTEEKGDGTDTVPPLDKGTVLTCREGVIGDKKTEPPKHFTEATLLQAMTGIARFVANKDLKAILKETDGLGTEATRAGILDTLFKRQLLTRQGKSIHSSPAGRGLINALPEDSTFPDMTAHWEHQLQGMAERNQAYQPFMQELESKIDGLMGKVKTGEVPESLRHLPKVERPAFKRRKGGGAKSYAKKGTYAKKGTKS encoded by the coding sequence ATGTCTCGCCTTATTATTGCTGAAAAACCAAGCCTAGGCCGCGCGATCGCCGCCGCACTACCTAATCCACAAAAGAAAGACCAAGGGTTTATTAAATGTGGCAATGGGGATGTGGTGACTTGGTGTATTGGACACTTATTGGAGCAGGTTGAGCCGGATGCTTATGACGACCGTTATAAGAAATGGAACCTCGCCGATCTTCCTATTGTGCCAGAGCAATGGCAGCTGAGACCGCGTAAAACTTCAAGCAAACAGCTTACGGTGATCCGAAAGCTATTGAAGGACGCGACCCAAATTGTCCATGCGGGTGACCCGGATAGAGAAGGGCAGTTGCTGGTTGATGAAGTGATTGATTACTGCAAGGTGTCTAAGGCTAAGAAAGAGTCGATGGACAGGTTGCTTATCAGTGACTTGAACTTGCCAGCGGTAAAGCGTGCGCTCTCTCAAATGCGCAGTAACCGCGATTTTATTCCACTTTCTATTTCTGCATTGGCGCGCTCTAGAGCCGATTGGCTTTATGGCATGAACATGACTCGCGCGTATACCTTGCTTGGTCAAAAGGCGGGCTACCAAGGCGTGTTGTCGGTAGGACGAGTACAAACGCCTGTTCTTGGTTTGGTCGTAAGGCGTGATGAAGAGATCGAAAACTTCATTCCTAAAGATTACTTCACGCTGCATGCTTTGATCCCATATCAAAATAACGGCCAGAGCTTTGATATTCGTGCGCGTTGGAAACCAAGCGAAGCATGTAAGCCATGGCAAGATGAAGAAGGCCGGGTGCTCAATCGAAAACTGGTTGAGAACGTGGCTCAGCGAATTACGAACCAACCTGCAACCGTGACGGAATCAGAGCAGAAGCAAAGCAAACAAGCTGCGCCACTTCCTTACTCACTGTCAGCTCTACAAATTGACGCGTCCAAGCGTTTTGGAATGAGTGCTCAACAGGTACTCGATACTTGTCAGTCATTGTATGAGAAACACAAACTCATCACTTACCCACGTTCTGACAGCCGATACCTGCCTAAAGATCACTACTCGCAACGAGAGTCGGTAGTCGATGCTATCGCTAATAATGCGAAAGAGCTGCAAAGTGGTGCTCAAGGTGCGGATCTTTCTCTTAAATCCAAAGCATGGAACGACAGTAAGGTCGATGCTCACCACGCGATAATCCCAACACCGAAAAAATCATCGGTGAACGGCCTGTCTGCTAATGAGATGAAAATCTATCAGCAAATCGCTCGTCAGTATCTGATGCAGTTTTATCCGCCGGCCATTTTTGCCGATGCCAAGCTTGTGTTTGATATCGCTGGTGGCGTGTTCATCGCAAAAGGGCGCCAATTGATTAATCCAGGCTGGAAGGTGTTGATGGGTAAAACGGACACCGAAGAGAAAGGCGACGGCACAGATACGGTTCCTCCACTGGATAAAGGAACGGTGCTGACTTGTCGTGAAGGTGTCATTGGCGACAAGAAAACCGAGCCGCCAAAACACTTCACAGAAGCGACATTGCTCCAAGCGATGACCGGTATTGCGCGCTTTGTTGCGAACAAAGACCTTAAAGCTATTTTGAAAGAGACCGATGGCCTTGGAACAGAAGCAACTCGTGCGGGCATTTTAGATACTTTGTTCAAAAGGCAGTTACTAACTCGACAAGGTAAAAGCATTCACAGTAGCCCGGCGGGAAGAGGTTTGATTAATGCCTTGCCTGAGGACTCGACCTTTCCCGACATGACCGCTCACTGGGAGCATCAGTTGCAAGGCATGGCTGAACGAAATCAAGCGTATCAACCCTTCATGCAAGAGTTAGAAAGCAAGATTGATGGTTTGATGGGCAAGGTAAAAACGGGTGAAGTTCCTGAATCCCTGCGCCATCTTCCTAAAGTCGAAAGACCGGCTTTTAAACGCCGCAAAGGTGGTGGTGCGAAGTCTTATGCCAAAAAAGGGACGTATGCTAAGAAAGGTACTAAAAGTTAG
- a CDS encoding NAD(P)H nitroreductase, producing MDALDLLLNRRSIAKLSDPAPEGVALENIIKAGLRAPDHGALTPWRFVIAQGSGLQKLSDILVRAAEADKSEEAVIEKVKKAPFRAPMVITIIAKVTEHEKVPAFEQHLSAGCAAQAMQMAAVAQGFQGFWRSGKWMFHPEVHQAFGLEGDDEIVGFLYLGTPGCTPMKVPERDFSKFVEFL from the coding sequence ATGGATGCTTTGGATCTATTGCTCAACAGACGCTCTATCGCAAAACTCTCTGATCCAGCACCTGAAGGTGTCGCGTTAGAAAATATCATCAAAGCAGGTTTACGAGCTCCAGACCATGGCGCTCTGACACCGTGGCGCTTTGTTATCGCACAAGGCTCAGGGTTACAGAAACTTTCAGATATCTTGGTTCGTGCTGCCGAAGCGGATAAAAGCGAAGAAGCGGTGATTGAGAAAGTAAAGAAAGCGCCGTTCCGAGCTCCAATGGTGATCACTATCATCGCAAAGGTAACTGAGCACGAAAAAGTGCCTGCGTTCGAACAACATCTTTCTGCAGGTTGCGCTGCGCAAGCTATGCAAATGGCGGCAGTCGCACAAGGTTTCCAAGGTTTTTGGCGTTCAGGTAAATGGATGTTCCACCCTGAAGTGCACCAAGCTTTCGGCCTAGAAGGCGATGACGAAATTGTTGGTTTCCTATACCTAGGCACTCCGGGCTGTACGCCAATGAAAGTGCCAGAGCGTGACTTCTCAAAGTTCGTCGAGTTCTTATAG